The Streptomyces sp. NBC_00483 genome contains the following window.
CAGTCCGCGAGGACGCTCGCCCGCGCGTCGGCGGAGGGCGCGGCGGCCGGCCCGTCCTTCGGCGCCGAGCGGATCGGGAACAGCGAGTACGTGACCCCCTCGACCGTCACCCGGTGCGGGCTGCGCCGCCCGGTGCGCAGGGCCGCCAGGTGCTCGGCCGCCAGCCGGGTGCGGATCTCCGCGGGCAGCGCGGGCCCGGCCGCCGACGAGCCCGCTATCGCGCGCCCCGTCGGGGAGAGCACCCAGGCCCGCAGGTCCAGGTCGCTGCCGAGCAGGTCGAGGACGACGTCGGGGCCGCCGCCCGCGGGCCCCGAGGTCATCAGGCGCCGGTGCCGGTCGACGACCGCCGCGAGGTCCCCGGCGCGCTCGCCCGAGACCTGACGCACGACGTGCTCGGTGATCGTCCCGAACGCCACGGACTGGGCCACCGAGAACAGCGGCACGCGGTGCCGGGTGCAGGCCTCGACGAAGTCCTCGGGGACGTAGCCGAACTCGGCGGTGCCCGCCGCGACGGCCGCGACGCCCGCCGCGGCCATCAGCCGGGCGAAGGGCTCGGAATCGGCCGGTTCCCGGTGCCAGGCCAGGCCCGTGAGGACCAGCTCGCCGCCGGACAGGTAGCGGCTGGGGTCCCGCAGGTCCGTGGTCATCACGCCGCGGACGGTGCGGTCGAGCTCATCCTCGCCGCCGAGGAGGCTGAGGCCCAGCGCGTCCGTGTCCAGCAATGCGCGCAGCCGCATGTGTTCGTCGCCGCCGATCTGTCTTGAAGTCGTACCGGAGTGGAACCCACGGACCGCTGCCCAGGGTGTCCCGGGGAGCTGTGTTCGTAGTTTCCAGAAGAAAACGGTGAGGTTACTGATGCCACCCGTTCATACGAATCTACAAGACACCCCCGTGGGCCAGCCAACGCGTTCATGTTTTCCGTGACTGACACTGCCGGAGCACAGGCGGTGTACTGGCTTCACTCCGCGTGAACAGCACCTGGAACTGAACAGAACGAGCCCCTGTGATCCTCCCGCCCGTCGCCCACCACCGCCCTTGCACGGAGCGCGTCGCGCACCCCTCCTCTTCGGCTCGATCGCATCGCCCCCACGACGCACGAACCACGCACGATCCCTGCCCGATCCACGAACCTCACGGAGAAGAGAGCCGTTATGGACTTCCTTCGCCCCGGCAGCTGGGAGGAGGCGCTCGCCGCGAAGGCCGAGCACCCCACAGCCGTGCCGATCGCAGGCGGCACCGATGTCATGGTCGAGATCAACTTCGACCACCGCCGCCCCGAGTACCTGCTCGACCTCAACCGCATCGGTGAGCTGAACGAGTGGGAGGTGGGCGGGGGGCCTCAGAGCGACACCGTCCGGCTCGGCGCCTCCGTCCCGTACACCAAGATCATGGAGCACCTGCGCGGTGAGCTGCCGGGTCTCGCCCTCGCCTCGCACACCGTCGCCTCGCCGCAGATCCGCAACCGCGGCGGCGTCGGCGGCAACCTCGGCACCGCGTCGCCGGCCGGTGACGCCCACCCGGCGCTGCTCGCCTCCGGCGCCGAGGTCGAGGTGGAGTCGGTGCGCGGCTCGCGGCGCATCCCGATCGACGAGTTCTACACGGGGGTCAAGCGCAACGCCCTCGCCGAGGACGAGCTGATCCGCGCCGTGCACATCAAGAAGGCCGAAGGGCCCCAGCAGTTCTCCAAGGTCGGCACGCGCAACGCGATGGTCATCGCGGTGTGCGCCTTCGGCCTCGCCCTGCACCCGGAGACCCGGACCGTGCGCACCGGCATCGGCTCGGCGGCACCCACTCCGGTCCGTGCCAAGGCGGCCGAGGAATTCCTCAACTCCGCTTTGGAAGAAGGCGGGTTCTGGGACAACGGCAAGATCATCACCCCGTCGGTCGCCAAGCAGTTCGCCACGCTCTGCTCCGGCGCCTGCAACCCGATCGACGACGTGCGGGGCACTGCCTCGTACCGCCGTCACGCGGTCGGCGTCATGGCACGCCGCACGCTGACCTGGGCCTGGGAGTCGTACCGCGGCTCGGGCGTTCGCACGGAGGGAGCCGCGTAATGCGCGTCAATTTCACGGTCAACGGCCGTAAGCAGGAAGCCGACGACGTCTGGGAGGGCGAGTCCCTTCTGTACGTGCTGCGCGAGCGGATGGGGCTTCCGGGCTCGAAGAACGCGTGCGAGCAGGGGGAGTGCGGATCCTGCACCGTCCGGCTCGACGGGGTGCCCGTGTGTTCGTGTCTGGTGGCCGCGGGACAGGTCGAGGGCCACGAGGTCGTCAC
Protein-coding sequences here:
- a CDS encoding FAD binding domain-containing protein; translation: MDFLRPGSWEEALAAKAEHPTAVPIAGGTDVMVEINFDHRRPEYLLDLNRIGELNEWEVGGGPQSDTVRLGASVPYTKIMEHLRGELPGLALASHTVASPQIRNRGGVGGNLGTASPAGDAHPALLASGAEVEVESVRGSRRIPIDEFYTGVKRNALAEDELIRAVHIKKAEGPQQFSKVGTRNAMVIAVCAFGLALHPETRTVRTGIGSAAPTPVRAKAAEEFLNSALEEGGFWDNGKIITPSVAKQFATLCSGACNPIDDVRGTASYRRHAVGVMARRTLTWAWESYRGSGVRTEGAA